Within the Triplophysa dalaica isolate WHDGS20190420 chromosome 2, ASM1584641v1, whole genome shotgun sequence genome, the region CTCGCCGGATTATGAGAGGGTTTTGGTTTAGTAGAAGAGGATAGTACGGAGACCGCCATGTCACCAGtcggataaaataaataaatgaacatgtattttaatgtgtctGTCAGTCATTGCAGACCCCCCCTCGCTCAAAATCGTGACCAGAAGTGAAGAGAGAACGTTTTGAGAGGAAGAAGAGTCTAACATTTTGACTAAAGATtaagtgcaaatgaataaaaaaaaattatgatgtgaacagatgctccgcccaagccgtctaacatacgtcatttaagatggatagtcattacagcgAAAGGTGCATATTCAGATTTTTActaagattatgagggcacccGAATTTCAAAAAGGGAATGACGCACATTGATAAAGTATTAACAATAAACTCTGCAGCATTTCATACAAAAAGACATTGCAATTTtaaatttcactgggactttaacataAAActtgtgtgcgtgtatgtttgtGCGTGTGGACACGCCCACTGGCCACTCTGGAAGATTTTAACTGGGCGCAGCGGTCCCTCTTAAAGGGGCGGCCGCTAAATTAAAGGCGCACACTACAGATTGAGGGTCTGTCTCTCGTAAACTCTTGTAAAACTCTGCTCCAGTTAATTACTATATTTGATAACCACGATTTCTCTGTCATTGACTAAACGACTGAGAGCAAGAGATTAAACCCACTCCACGATGTTTTCTTTTTAGCGAGAGGACCTTTAATTGTCCTCCGCGGACCACCAGCAGTCTCGCTTTAACATCGGCTCATACTTAATCAGTTCGCTCCGCGATCACTCCCGCGGCGGATCGTCTCTGTTTCTCCGGCCATGCAGCTGCTCGCTGTCCTCGTGCTGCTGTTCTGGACCGGACCGGTTCGCGGTTATTTCCCGGAGGAGCGATGGAGCCCGGAGTCCGCGCTGCTCGCGCCGCGGGTGCTGGTCGCGCTCGTGTGCCGCAACTCGGCGCATTCTCTGCCGCACGCCCTCGGTGCCATAGACCGCCTCAACTACCCCAAAGATCGGATGGCCTTGTGGTGAGTTCAGACGGACTGTTTATTAAACTCTATCGAGCACCCGTTGACGTATGCGTTTGTGTATCAGATGGTCAACTTTGGCAGAAGATGTGAACGACTCGTGCGGGGAGATACTTGCATTAACGCGGCTGTGTTTAGATGAAGTTTGGAGATGTTGACGTTAGCTGCAGGGGGAGATGTAGAGATGTGTAGACGTGTAGTTGTGTAGATGTGCCGTGGCCTGCGTGGATCGAGGGGAAATAAGCGAGTTCAGACGTGTCCACGGAAGACACAGAAACATTCATTCATACCCACTCCATCACTCGAGCCAATCTGATCAGCACACGTGTCTTTATGAGGGCAACAGGATGCGTAATATGCCTTGGAGAATTGACcacagttttattaaagtgcAAGTGTAGTATTAAAACATAGTTTAATTACAAACATTGTTAAACTGGCTTTTAGGTGAGAACAACTTTTGTGCGTTCTTTGTTATCCGTACATATAAAAACTGTGTTCAGCTATGTTTAAAACATGATGTGATGGGAGAGAACAGTGTAACAGGAAAGTTGGCTGAACAAACTTTCCATGTCCTTCACGAATCTGAGTCTGTGATGAAAACTTTCCCTGGAGCAACACTGAAAGAATCATTAACTACAAATAAACCTgccagagaaaaacagagaatgAGAAGTTGTATTATTCAGTTTGTAACACACTTATTGTTGAGTTGTCTTCTCACACTTGGAAAGGGTTAAGGTCACTTATTCattctgcatttttaatttactGTCAGTTGCATTTGGTAGAATGTGTTtagtaaatgttaaattttaTCCAAGTATGTTCGTTCCTGAAATCCAGACCCATGACCTTTTAGTGCTACAACCACACTGTAGCAATTGAAGgaaagttcaacaaaaactgaaaaattctgtcatcatttactcacgtcTTGTTGTTCCCAATCTGTAtttatgtctttgttgtgatgaacacaaagagagagatttGGAGGAAGgctaataaccaaacagatcttgactcccattgactcccaatgtaggaaaaaaattgttatacaattttttgtgttctgttgacattttgaagaatgtagtacagtaaacatttctggggcacttttgacaaccattgtcgTTTTTCcctgctatgggagtcaatggggggcaaaatctgtctggttataagtattcttccaaatatgtctctgtgttcatcagaacaaagaaatgtaaacggatttggaacaactcgaaggagagtaaatgatgccagaatggTCTTTTCTGGGTAAGGGAACCCTTTAAggataaacatttattcactattaatatgtgtttttaaatacaagcTAAGTCCTTAAAACTGTGGaattgtgagtgtttgtgtagaATTTGTGTATAATACATGTTCTCTTGGCATTAGCATCAAGCAGCTTCTGAGAGGATTTTTAACTAGTATTCTATTTTGACCCTTTTATTGGCTCCTCTATCTTACTTATTCCGTCCAAGTCATGCATTtcattgtgcacaaaacaactttatataaatgtttgttttttaattaaatcaatttGAACCACTCAAAATTATTTCACAATGAAGGTTTTAAACAGTTGTTATTTTGCATTGTGATTTGTATTCTGCTCTTCTTGGTGAATGCGGGTATGTGTTCTGCACACTTGCATACTACACACTTCCTCATTTGTCAGAgttgtatgttattttaaacaatgtggCGTCTTGTTTCTTCAGTGTATGGCTGTAGATGCGTCTAGGATGAGAATGATCCATCACTGTCTCATGATTTAGGTGTGTTGCTTTAAGGGCAGAGGGCTGTAAATATTTACCGCAcctgtgatgtcatttcctgtctGCATTTATAATGAGCCATAcacacagggagagagagagagagaaagagagaggataGCACAGAGTGGGTCCTTCAGTCCATCAAGTCATTTAGAGCTTCAGTGTATAGATGCAAAAACTTTGTAAGGTTTGACATGATAAAACGATAGATATAAAGTGAATTCATAAACTAAACACTGCAGGGTACATATATTGGtcacatctttaaaaatgtggTCCATAAAAGTTGAAGTTTTAAGATTATGTTTGACAGAGCAAAGCTTCAGACTGCTTTTTAGAGTCACAACCCAAACCAAACCCTCTGGGTTTATATCTCTACCACAAACAGACCTGAAGTCAACCACACGAGACCCGATGTGGCTGGGAGGAGCTGGGATTATACTCAACACTGATGCAAGACCTTCCTAACATTGCTGAGGTTTATCACACTGAACATATCAAACATTTACATCCACATAAGAGAGATCTGCTCTAGATCCACATAAGCAGATCCGTGCAGACAGACAGGTAGATATCGGTGAGACGCATCTGTCTGGAATGGAATTTGGCTGAAGGCTGAACATTCAGAAGCTCAGAGGGCCATTGTTGTCATAAacccatgtgtgtgtgtaagaagtttaagcgagcgagagagagagacgagggAAAGTTTTTATGTTGGTGGcatatgacaattttttttcccatcaccctgttgaaaaaacagcatatgctgtgTTAGTTAtctttgatgctggtttgaccagcaCATGAGCATCATTAACCAGTGAaaaccaacatcaaaacatacaaaccagcatattcagttttttcaacagggtggACCAAGCGGATAATAAAAAGCaactagggatgctccgatccaccttttttgcttccgataccgatttcgatacctgagattcagtattggccgatactgagtaccgatccgatactaaggtaacatttttaaattgcacaattacttaataaactgtgtgcattgctgtgcaagacatcaagctcgacttaacattcatttcctgacccgtaaaacaaaatatcaaacaaatgattcacaaatttagtgaattatttattaaaccagcaaaataaaacaaaatattcactatcttaaacttgaaattcaaaattaaagtggaaattaagcagctgaataaaacaacagcttcactagcttgataaacaggtataaattaatggaaacaaaatctctgaataactgttatgtgcaaatataatttaaaaatcaatgcataataaacaataaagcagctgaaattgagcaaaaaaataGCTTTACagctttagatattcaaacaggaatctgctctttttaatgctttagtcattaaagcaaagtccactaaactaagctaaagtttagtggaaatcaaatttaacatccaacaccgaaagataaataaaacactagcttccctagcttggtaaaactgcacatgtaaaaataaacggaaaaagatataatagtttagtcggtacaaatagaaattcaaaatcaaattatCTCCAAAACTCACTgcattgacatctttatttttgttcgtATACGTGTTTGCATgctttttggtacagttcaggtctcagaTAAATATTTACGCTCCACCATGTCGTACCGCGGCTACAGGTGGTCTAAAGCCATTGTTCGCTATGAaggacagcggttgcaaatccataacaatgaaattcaaaatgctttcagtgattttcgctgctttcacactaccagatggaaatttctgaaatctttccgctgtctcctccaaagttagctgcttcgtaccgtctcgttttagtttcttcagcttattgaactcggcgtgcttaaattagtagtattataatgaacagctttatcaccacccctcggaacatttacttcgcatgtattgcaaacagcggtgtaacttgttggcgtagctgttctaaaataaatctaaatggcagatattttggCTCGCTCCGTGCTAttcgctgctcaatgtaagctatgttcgcttgttcacgcACACTACGTACAGAGAacgttgctagcgtatgatgtcacacgcttcgcaaagcacagccacgagagagtttaagcgccggtgtctccaggaacttttacatcgcctagcagaaattttatgtcagctagatcgggtatcggtgcaatttGTCACCGATtcccgatctagaattttattcagtatcgacgccgatttccgatacaaatatcggatcggagcatccctaaaagcaacaaaaaaatgtgttcatgtttatgtcaGATTGATGCAGGCATGATGCAATAAATTGATCTGCTTTCTATGTTTCATGATTTTGTTTAGAACACAATACACATTCACTCTGCATCCGAAATCGCAAAACTAACTGTGTCAGTACGTATTGAATTGAAAAAAGTACTTACTTAagtgtgtcagtgttttgtcAATATGTACTTCTGTTGTGCAAAGTAAATAAAGGGCACTGAGATAAACTCAGTGCTCAAAAAATAATGATGCTATTCGcgatttttgtttttagggtCAGTCGCGTTTAAGGTCACATTCatcgtttgtgtgtgtgtaatgctgCTTTACCCTTACAGAAACTGAAACAGAATCTGTGCGCTCAAAcagatttaaagagaaaactgaGTTAGGAGTTCCTTATACGTAGTGAAATGTACTCAAAATGTGGTTGTCATGATATTTCTCTTTGCTGGGTTTGCTGAATACTGGCTTTTATTCTCCAGACCCGCTGCCAAACTCTAAATACAAGATTCAAGGTCATTCAGTTTGTGAGTTAAACAAGGGATAATTGTATAGTGTTGAACATGAGGGAATATACAAAAGAAGTATAGAAATTAAACCGTACATCTTATTTCTTAGTTTGtcatttctgacattttttggattgacaaactttctatttctgtgtgtttaaaatagAGAACGGTATGGCAAGCCAAATTAGTTTTTAATCATTCTCCGGATAAGaattttttatatcaacaactagattttttactagtaaaattTGTATTTCCTGATATGAAGAATATAATTTCTACTAGTAACAATTACTATTTTTGATatcagtaattacattttcactagtATGTCATTTTTAGTACTCTGTGTTtcccatacaatgcattttcTTGGAATATCTATGGTCGCTTAAGTATATTTGGGCgtcaacatttttttgtatccATCAGTGCTAATGGCTGTTTCATTGATCGAATAACTAGTGGAAAAAGTCCTTCCTGACTTGTCAGTGCATGTGAGCGAAGTGGTAATATTTTTCGCCGAGCGGAGAGCGGTTTTCTGAAAATTCCTCTCCACTCGCTCAATATACACTCAGTCGCTCGCTCAACCCTCTTggtgatttattttttgctgctggattattttcttgtttcttttattaaccCCAGTAATAATAAAGGTGTTCATAGTGCATTTCATCTTTTGTGcgtttattttgaatgttgcaCAGGATAGTTCACGGATATAAAGTAACGAAAATCAAATATACTTTATCAGTTATTATACTGTTATTTTAggcattcattaaataaaaatgacaaaaaaatattgttatggACACTTTAatgttgatgttgttttgtctgatgatgttgtgtttataaagaatTTTAGCACCGATTAAAGTGACTGCTAGCAGCATCCCgttgtaaaatacagtatagtttGACAGATAAGAGAgtagaagaaaaacagataagtgcAAACACTAACACAACGTGATGACGTcataaatatgctaattagtgTTTGACGTCACCAGCGCCACAAGTCTGTCAAAATCCAATGGGAAACACTGATATTCTAGTATTTACTACTAGTATTCACCAGTTGATATcaagaaatataatttttactgGTAAAAGTTTCATCGTCGATATCAAAAACTCTTATCCTAAGGatgattaaaagctaattcggCTGATGTGATCCAACTGGTTTCTTCATTTCTGACTTCACATCTTTTTCTGTTCTCAGGGTGGCAACAGACCATAATTCTGACAACACTACGGAGCTCCTCAGGGAATGGCTCATAAACGTTCAGAACTTTTATCATTACGTGGAGTGGAGACCACAGGAGGAGTCCACGTGAGTCTGCTTCACAAACCCGAACTCAAACTTTACATTCGCCAGATCTGCTTAGttaaatgttgtgtttctgttgtttgtgtgtcagtgtttatAAAGACGAGAGTGGACCGAAGCAATGGACCGATGCTCGATACGAGCATGTGATGAAGCTGCGGCAGGCGGCGCTGGACACGGCGCGTGAGATGTGGGCCGATTATTTTCTGGTAGTACTAAAGTCTTCTTTAAGCTCAGTTTGTCTCTGAGGCCGAACTTACCTTAACCCTCTgctttaaggtcgacacgaagCGCTTTCACTTCTGtaatgtggaacacaaaaatgttCTAGCAGAAAATTGTAGGGCAGGACGTGATCTTTTATGGCTGACTGATTGGATGTTTAGTTCTCCAAACGTATAAATACTGTTTAGTGATGAAGGAACTCTGAAGCGTCAAGTTTATTTCTGGCTCTCTGTTCTAACTACCCTCTGATTTGCTTATTCTTCTGTCCAACATATTGAGGTTTCTCATTGGTctgtatgtgtatatttacatttacgcatttggcagacgcttaaaatgaacttaaactgcattgtcctatacatttatacttgggtatatgcaatcccctgagatcgaacccacaaccttgcattattaacgcaatgctcttaccacagagCCACAGGAACGCTAGTTGTTTCAGTTTATCtataatgtgtgtctgttttgagGTTAACCACTCGTGATTGTTGTGTAAAGCCAAAACTCTGTTCCAAAAAGTGATCCAAGACAACATCGCAACCAAATAAACCCTCAAATGACTTAAATGATAAAGTGGTCTTCATACAGTGCAATGGTCActctttcagttttgttttttaatgtttctttttatatttagatttttcatgttaatttagaacattttcaaaaaaattatatcattgCTGGATcagtcaaacgattaatcgtgattaatcccttccagaattttttttgtgtttatacagtatatgtctcATTGTACtttgcatatttataaaaacataataattaataaacatttatatgtaaGTTATAGTATcggcaaatataaataaacaagtaaatatttcctaaatatatactttatacatGTTTGCATATTAATTCAATTTTACTATCTATaaacacagtacacagacatctattatataaacacaaacttttattctggatgcagtTAATCTCTAATAATTACTATGTGAgccaatacatttttatatacattttatgttttatttatttattttagtacacATTTTTTGATTAGggtttataattaaaaaataaaatgtttttttgcattttgtataTATACTTGAATTCAATaatcataaatgttttaagaGATTTACTGTCAGGTTATAACGACCTAAGTGTATTAAATTtatagtgtgtatatatatacatatatatatatttatataaacatgtttttaaattacTGAATTGTCGCAAATATTGCAATAGTTTCCAATAACGGAATAGGAGCAATTCTTGTTTTTCCCAGAAAAAATTGAATGTTGGTTacataattttcaattttgaaatatattttaatataattttaagttAAGTATTATCATATTGCGTGTTGCCTTACTTTACAATTTTTCAATTATGTCCAGCTCTAGTTtacaataatatacaatatacacaTAACGTGTATGAGAAACTCGCATAAAgcaatgcatgatgggattgCTTTGAAGAAGGGCGATGCTGCTATAGAACATCTCATGGCACAGCTTTTGCTTGTCAAAATTTTTGTCTTGCTTACTTAGTTTTGGATCAGGTTATGAAGTATACTCTTGTATTTAGATTACATGATGTTTCACGTCTTTCTATCCAGATGGTGGATTGTGATAATCTGCTGACAAACCCAGACTTTTTGTGGAAGCTGATGCATGAAAATAAGACCATCGTGGCCCCCATGCTGGAGTCCAGAGCCGCTTATTCCAACTTCTGGTGTGGCATGACTTCTCAGGTGCGTAAGGGGGAAAAAAACAGCGTGTAGAGGAGATGCAAACGTCTACAAACTGATCTGAgatctgtgtgcgtgtgtctgtagGGTTACTACAAGCGGACGCCAGCCTACATGCCCATCAGGAGGCAGGAGAGGAAGGGCTGTTTCGCTGTTCCGATGGTTCACTCCACGTATCTGATAGATCTGAGGAAGGAGGCGTCCCGTCAGCTGGCCTTCTACCCGCCCCACCCCGACTACAACTGGGCCttcgatgacatcatcatattCGCCTTCTCAGCACAGATGGCAGGTCCGTCTCTCCTTATCTTGACTTTATCATCATCAAATCGAGTCTTGTTAAAacgtaaatatttttttctgcagatgTTCAGATGTACATCTGCAACAAAGAGGTTTATGGGTATTTCCCCGTACCCCTGCGTTCTCAAAATACGCTGCAGGACGAGGCTGACAGTTTTCTGCACTCACAACTGGAGGTCATGGGTGAGGATAAAACACAAGTCTTCAAGTTTCTCTTTTATCTAAGAAAGTTCAAAGAAAGTTCTTGAATGTCCCGTGTGTCTTTCTGTTCAGTACGTGGACCTCCAGCGGAACCATCCGTGTATCTGTCTGTTCCTCAGAAGCAAGCGGATAAACTGGGTTTCAACGAGGTGAGACTCCGCGACCAAAATGTTGACCGTTCCAGAATGACGGACGAGTCGACGCATCTGAAGATGTCAAACGTGGCGTCTACATATGGAatgaaaatgaaggttttttTCACCaatcacctgtgtgtgtgttcaggtgttcaTGATAAACCTGCGCAGACGCTCCGATCGCAGAGAACGCATGCTGAGGTCTCTGTACGAACAAGAGATCACTTGCAAGATCATCACGGCTGTAGACGGCAAGTATGTTACACGCATATATGAACACGTTTCCTGAACATCTGCAAACAAGAGCCTCCCATAATTCCTCTCTCTCACCTGGCTGATAGATGGCACAGGTTATCTCACATACACATGcgatgtctctctctctctctctctctctctctctctctatatatatatctttcaGGGCGTTAAACTTGAGTCAGATTCAAACTCTGGGCATTGAGATGTTACCTGGTTACAGTGATCCGTACCACGGACGTCCGGTCACCAAAGGAGAAATGGGCTGTTTTCTGTCACATTATAACATCTGGAATGAGGTGTGTGAAGCTTGTCACAATACTAACATTTcacatgaaaacaacatttgtaaTAACACAAAAACTAGTATCCTTTTAAACTcacttaaaattattttactaaaggacaatacgtaaaaaaaaaatgtgtggaaAAGGAAACGAAACATTGTTTATGATTTGTGGTGAAAACATGTATTCTCCTTTCTGTTGGCGTTAACAACATTGTGGCAagacattgaaataaaatacaatacaatacaaacgTAGAGTTGATTTCCAATAAGAggtaactctgtttttaaaattgtgtcATGGTTTTGTGTTGGTTAGTTGTATGCTTTGCGATaatatggcttaaatcaaaacaaaccaactgcattTTGGAAATACACTTTTCTGTTATGCGTTGTATTGAACACATGATGACCTGTCTACACGTGTTGCTTTAATTCTTTTGTTTCgatttaatgttgtttgtgtgtgtctgtgtgtgtagattGTGGATCGGGGGTTAAATGTGTCCCTGGTGATCGAGGACGACCTGCGTTTTGAGGTTTTCTTCAAACGTCGCTTGCAGAATCTGATGAGCGAGATTGAATCTCAGGGTTTGGACTGGGACTTAATGTAAGCAAACATGTGGAGAGGAGTTTAAGAACAGCGCCCTC harbors:
- the colgalt1b gene encoding procollagen galactosyltransferase 1; translated protein: MQLLAVLVLLFWTGPVRGYFPEERWSPESALLAPRVLVALVCRNSAHSLPHALGAIDRLNYPKDRMALWVATDHNSDNTTELLREWLINVQNFYHYVEWRPQEESTVYKDESGPKQWTDARYEHVMKLRQAALDTAREMWADYFLMVDCDNLLTNPDFLWKLMHENKTIVAPMLESRAAYSNFWCGMTSQGYYKRTPAYMPIRRQERKGCFAVPMVHSTYLIDLRKEASRQLAFYPPHPDYNWAFDDIIIFAFSAQMADVQMYICNKEVYGYFPVPLRSQNTLQDEADSFLHSQLEVMVRGPPAEPSVYLSVPQKQADKLGFNEVFMINLRRRSDRRERMLRSLYEQEITCKIITAVDGKALNLSQIQTLGIEMLPGYSDPYHGRPVTKGEMGCFLSHYNIWNEIVDRGLNVSLVIEDDLRFEVFFKRRLQNLMSEIESQGLDWDLIYIGRKRMQVEHPEKSVPKIHNLVVADYSYWTLAYMISLRGAQKLLRAEPLKKMLPVDEFLPIMFNKHPIEEYMSHFEERDVLAFSAEPLLVFPTHYTGDAGYISDTETSTVWDNEMQHTDWDRARSRKSRQQGELSSEAQNTDVLQSPLDSTARDEL